The genomic stretch CATATTCTAATGCAGCGCCCTTGGTTAAGCCTACAACCGCATGCTTGCTTGCAGAATATACAGCGACACTGTGTTCAGGACGAACCCCTGCAGTAGAAGCAGTATTAATAATAGAGCCACTTCCTTGCTCCTCCATCACTTTTAACACATATTTCATTCCAAGGAAGACCCCTTTTACATTGATAGACATAATACGGTCAAATTCAGATTCTTCTACTGAAGTGAAAGGTGCGAACTTTTGGATAACACCTGCATTGTTGAAGAAAATATCAATACGTCCATATGTTTCGACTGCTTTATTTACATAGTTTTGCACATCTTCTGTTTTCGAGACATCAGCCTTTACGAAGATGCCTTCTCCACCGTGTTCTTTCACAAGTTTTAACGTTTCTTCTCCTGTTTCCTGATTGAAATCGACTAATACAACTGTTGCACCATTACTTGCAAGTTTCAAACTGCTTGCTC from Arthrobacter citreus encodes the following:
- a CDS encoding glucose 1-dehydrogenase; translated protein: MELSNKIAVITGAGSGIGRASSLKLASNGATVVLVDFNQETGEETLKLVKEHGGEGIFVKADVSKTEDVQNYVNKAVETYGRIDIFFNNAGVIQKFAPFTSVEESEFDRIMSINVKGVFLGMKYVLKVMEEQGSGSIINTASTAGVRPEHSVAVYSASKHAVVGLTKGAALEYAKKGIRINALCPGGVKTALTTSVEAQFATGGYVPEDLPNMRMGRYADPKELAEMVVFLASDKASYMTGSTVLVDGGLTL